A segment of the Triticum urartu cultivar G1812 chromosome 1, Tu2.1, whole genome shotgun sequence genome:
ATAAAACATAAAGGCTACTTGTGTACTCTTAAGGTGCAAAGGCCATGCAAAATGGTTTTCAGCCAAAACTCCACGCTATCTACTGGCATCAACATCTATTGGCACTATCACCCTGAGAAAAAACTCTGACCAATGCACGCTAACATACATTGGGATTTTTACTTGGAAGAACAATCAAGGGCCAACTCAATGAACTGATAATTTGGCACTCGTAAACGACAACGGCGCTACGCAAGTAATCTTAGGGCCCAAAATCCGGATATCAATAAAAAAACAAAGTAGAATCAGATATAATATTATATCAGCAACCTTGAGCTCTACACAAGTAGCCCATCAGTTAATTAGTTCATCTCCAGATCACAACCACCAGCCAAGCCTCACATAATAAGAAGGCATGCATCCACACGCTGCTGAAAACAGAATGCAGAGCTTCACAGCCACCCTTCTGAACATCAAAGTTACGTACTCCCTAGTTACTACAGAAATGTCGATAATACGGTGCCATTGTATAACTGTATCAGATGCGCCACCTAGTTGGTCAAACAGCCTGGTGCTTGCCCCACGAACTAATAAGCTCTCTGCACTCTATAGACCGCCATCATGAGGTTAAAGAGGCAGGACGGCGCGATCGCAAACCAGCTAAAGAAGGCCATGGCGGTGGCGGCCATGAAGCCTGGGCAGTGGTTGTCCGAGCACATCATCAGGTCGTCGTCGAGGAGGATGGTGATGCCTGCCGACCCACTTGCTGCAGCGAACGTCAGCGCGCCTGTGACCTGCAGACAAAACGTCGGGGGGTCAAAACCGGATTGTGTTTGTTTTAGGAGAAAGAGAAATGCACCTGATCGTTAAATGATTCTTTGCTTGTTTCATGTATGTAATGTAAAGCTTTTCTAGTGTAAGAGATCACAAGGAATGAGCGACAGAGGGcttttttcgcaaaaaaaaaaaaagagcGACAGAGGGCTGTCTGTTCTGACGTGCCTGAGAAAATGTGTGACTTACCCAGTCCCCAATGGAATAGATGGTGGTAGCTCGAGGAGACCGGAAGGAACGCTTGACAAGAAGTGCGTAGATGTCCACGGCGCCCAGAGCGAGGCTCCACAGGCATTGCAAGCTTGCTGCTGCGACGAGGAGGCTGCTCAGAAGAACAACAGTGAGTTCATCTCATCTACAGGAGGAAATCAATCCCGTGTTCCAAGTTGTAAAATCAATCTGTAGTGGAAAACACAATCTAATCGCCCCCACAGAAATAAGGTAAGATACGCTAGCATGCTACATTGTTTCTTCTAGTTGTCGATGCTATCCCCGAACACTGACTGAACGTAGATATCTTCAAATGTTTCCCCAAAGACGGCAATGTGATGCATACGAGGAATGTCCATTACAACAATCAAACTGTTCTGCATTCCGACAAGCAGCCAAACTTATTATCAGCGTACGCAGCAATGAGATGCTTTTGTCGAATGCCTAGGGGAACTATGCACAGGTAAATCAATCTGCTAATTTTCCACACAAATAAATGGTTATGATCAGCAAACAAGGGCTCAAGCTAAACATTGTTATATCCAAAGGACACAACTATGAACATGACCATGTCACCATCCGATCTAATTGCATTGCCTCTTTCAggatgccaaaccagttaaaaaGGCGTAAAAGTAGTGAAATGCGCTAACAAAGATGAGCATCTGTCTTTGGAGGATCAGGAAAGCACCCATCTGAAAATTGCACCTTCATGTTCATGCTTGATAGTGGTATGTGTCAACAGAAACCCTGAACCTGAAAGCCCAGGCTGCTGCTTATTTTGTTACTGTGTGGTAAGTAGTACTAAAAGATGAGAATGCATTCAAGGGAGCATAAAAGGCATCCCCATTTGAAGCATGTACGGAGATGCTAACAGGTGAACAGACAGGCTCTAGAAATTTGGCTAACAAATATGCAGTCATCCCTCCCTGAGGCACACACAGCACAATGAATGAATCCCTGAAGGAGTATTGTACTGAAAACAGGAACACCCCGTCCCGAAATTTCCAAGGAGAAATCGCTCTGCTCTGGGAGCAAAAGAGGAATGGCAGCCGAATGGTGCCGTGGCAGTGGATCGAGACGGTAGAAAGAAGGAGGGAGCGCGCACGCACCGGAAGGCGCTGACGATGTGGAAGTCGTCGGTGGAGGCCATgaaggcgacggcggcggcggcgaagacGGCCTGCGCGAGGCGGGTGCCGAGCCCCCAGCAGGTCCACCATCAGCACCCCGGGCGGCGGTGCGTCCCCGTTCTGCCCCTGAGCCGCCGCAGCAGCCGGCTGTCCCTGAGCCACCCCAGCTGCCCCTGAGCCGCTGCAGCCGGAGCCGGGCCCTGCCCCTGCTCCGTCGGcgccgcagcagcagcagcagcctccGGGACCGGGTGGACTAGGGGATGGCTGGGCTGCGGGAGCATGGCGCCGCCGTGGTGGAGCCAGTCCCAAAAGTGCGCCTCCATTGCGCTCCTCTCTTCTCTGGTAGAGTGTAGAGTGTAGAGTTGGCCGGGCGGGGTTCCCGAGGGATCTATGGAGGGCAGGCAGCGCGTAGGCCCCGCCCGCACGCCGGACGGCCGGTGGTGTCTCTGCTCCGGCTTCTTTGCTCAATGTAGCATGATTGAGCGGCACTAGTGAAGAAACTGCGTTGTTTCCTCTCCAAAAATCCATTCAGTGAGCGCGCGAGCAGAGCACCTTCTGCTGGCTCTTACGGGATAAAATTCTTACGTGTTTTATGTATGATCCTGCGGACCAAAGAGGCCCTGAGCATCTTTTATTTTCTTCTCCTTTTTGCAGGGGAAATACATTCTCTTGCTTACGAAATCATATATTTGGTAGTGGCTACGGTCACAATTAATTTTCAATCCCGTATGAAACATAAATTTATTTTCACGCATTTCTGGGACAGTAGAGACGATGCCCTCGCAACTGTGCTAATGGTATGATTAACAGTTCAAAATGATCTTGTAAAATTTGAGTGCGGGCAAGTCCCACTCAGCTTTGCATCATAAGTTCCAACCACATTTTATTTATACCGTTGACAAGTTCAATGCCAACAAACCTCTTAAttcgtggggggggggggggggggggggggggatgctCTCTCCTTATCTAGAAAACAATATAACATCCCTGTGCTTATTTCTTACAGATCGCCAAAAATCACAAAACCATCACCTAAAATCATCATCAGCTCACCAGTCTGCAGCACTTCCGGCCGGAGCTAACGGCACTGCTCGCTGCGTATGATGTGGACCGCCATGGCAAGCCTCTTGTCCACCACCGGTTCCAGCAGGCAGAGGTCTCCGGCCTGCAGGCGGTTGTCCGCGGCGAACTCGCGCCACCCTCCCGCCGGGACCATCCGCCTGTGGCGCATCTCCACGCGCCATGCCTTGCTCCACCCGGCCTGATGGAGTGTCAGCGTCTGCTTCCCGTCTGGAAGGCGTCCGTCGGCGGCAGCAGCATGTCCCGTGGTGCCCAAGTCCTATAAAAACAGTTCAGTTGCAACAGAGATGGGAACCAATCAATCAATAGTGGTGAAAATACAAGTTCAAGAAGTTAAGAGCTAATCAATGCATGGATGAACTGTGAAATTTTAGATCAGAGGATCGCGGAATGTGCCATCTACAAAAAATGTACACAGGTTAAGagctacatgatctttgtgcaaTAACTAAGCAGCGATCGGAGGTCAAGGTTTTAGAACTTACTAGGGCAGACCTCAGATTGCTCTTGTCCATGGCTGCCACATAAATAGGCGCTTCAGATCGGACTGCCTTCACCTTCTCTGCAAGCACCCTCTCCTGCGCCTGGGTTAAACGGGCGCTGCAGCCTAGCACCACATATCCTGGTCTGTCACAACCATCTGATGCTCCTGCAGATAAGATGATGTTTCACATCATTTAAGACCACATGTTGATCTTAACAGTGATAAGTTGAACATGTATACCGTCGACTGGTTCGTCCTTGACACATTCCGTCGAGGCGGCTTTCATGCTCGTTCCGCCAATTTTCGAGCCACGAACGACGTCTCCACCCTTGGATTTGCCGGCGCGTCTTGCTTTGGGAAGCAGATGGACCGTCAGCATGAACCTTCTCCCCTCACCCCTGTTAATCGGCTGGAGCAGGCAGATGTCCCCCTCGCGTAGACGGTTGTCGCGGACGAACTCTAACCACCGCCCATAGAGGACGTACCCAATGTTGCCCCGCCTGACGTGAAAAAGGGGATGCCACTTCTTCTTCACTCCTGGGAGGGTAAGTATGATGTTTTGGCTTTCAGTGGGAAAGTGCGCAGCTGCATAACGCTTCGGGATGATCTGGTTGTGCAGACGAGATAAAAGACAAAAATCGCAATGAATTAAAACAACTGAGCCAACTATTCCTGGTTTCAGATATAAAGCAGGGAAACATGTATTATTGATCATACGGCCACGTAGTCCAGGTTTTGGTGATAGCTATGCATATTTTCGTCTGTTGTGTACGTGCTACACGAAAACCACATCCACATTGTGCCACTGCCACAGTGCAGGCCACTAATGTTTTCTGGAGGACTGTTGCATGACTTTCATTGCGTAACAACCTCTTTCTATATGCTAGTGACAATCAGTTTGAATCATCCTTATCTTTAAACCCAGATGCAAACTGTACATGGAACAAGGTATATAATTGGTGGGAAAAATTAAGTGTACCGAGCAAATAGAGAATGCTCTTGGAGGAAACTAAAGAATCTTTGTGGAACAACTGACGGTTTATTAGTCCACAAATAAAAATTATTTTGGGAGAACGAATCAAAACTTTTAGTTggacaaataaaaatattttgATTTGGTTCCAGTTTTAGAACTGTGATAAGAGTTACAATAAGGATTTGGCTATATGCATCATTGCTTCAGAGGCCGCAGGTAATAAAAGCTTTCTAAAAAAAGTTGAAGAAACCGAACATGCTAGTGGACTAATTCAAATCTGTTAATGGAATAGAAAAATTATTGGTGGAACAATTAAATATGTGATGCGTCATACATATCCAGAATAAACAAACAGTAAAGTCCCCAGTGCAGAATAGGAATTACCAGAGCGGGTTGTGGTCCATTGACATTGCTCTTCATTATTTGAACCACTAGCAACGGAATTTCAGGCTGAATTTCAGCAATAAGAGCATCAATTCCTAcctcgtcttcttcatcaagTCGGCACCTTCTTGACAATATATAGCGAACCTCGGAGGAAGTTTCCTGATGATCTGACTGGATAGATTCATATTCAGATGGACTGTCTTCTCCTGTCAATAGTTTCAATGGTAAGATAGTATTGCCAAGAAGTAATTGCAGTGCGGCATTTGTAATAGCAAAATTTAGCAGCTGAGAGTTAATAATGTAGTATCAtcgaaagagagagagagagagagagagctggTGAAACTTACCTTGGTTTGAACATATATCAGTTCTTCCAACTTTGCGAAGCAAATGAACCATAAAGGTGAACCTTGTTGACTGAACCTCTGTCATTGGTTGAAAGAGGCAGAGATCGCCCTTCTTAACACGATTGTCATGGACAAATTCACGCAAAGAAAGGTTGCGTCCCCTTCCATCAGGTCTGATGCGGAATTTGCATGGCCAAGCCTTGCTCTTCCCAGGCAGTTTGAGTGTGACAACTTGAGTTTTGTGTGGAAAGTATGCATGTGCATAATCCTTAGATATTACCTGATTAAAAAAGGGATGATTGGTATGGTGCTGTGTTGTGTAATCCTTGGACTGACAGCGACACTATTTTCATAATATAGTAATATAAACATGATGACAGTCGTAAAGCGAGATATGAATATAATGCCATTCAATTGTTTCATAAATATCCTTCAGAGGTTTGTTACAATTAACAATATCGGAAATAAAGATATTTAGAGAGGTGTATGTAGCTACAAGCATTTAACAATACATACAGAATTCAAACCAAACGTACCAGATTAGGATAGTGGTTCACATTggtcttcttcatcatcaccacaaGCACAGGGGTTTCAGGTCGAATTTTCGCGACAAACTCCTTGATTTCATCCTCCTGTTCTTCTGTAAGATGGCATCGCCCTGCTAAGACATAATCCTTTGAGAGCCCCTGAAGATCATCTGACTCCATAGACTCGCCTTCGGACAGACTATCTTCTGCTGTAAAAGAGAGTCAAGAGAGATCAACATGTAGTAATTAAACGCTACTCACCAAATATATGAGTACACTGTACACAGCCGAACCTGATGATTCATCTGAAGAAGAATTTACCGCAGGCGTCTTTCCTGATTTTCTACCTTCTGAATCTGACGCGCCATCAAAGGAACTGCTCGAAATATCAGCACCATAAGTGCTCGCTTTTTTAACATGAGCAGAAATTTTCGCCCCGGCACGACACGAGATCCTCTCCTCGCCATTGGAATCAAAGATGGTGACCTTGAAGCAGGAGATTCCAAGGTTACGAAACATCAAGTAACAGTTGTCTTGTATCTGATTTGCACGAACAAACGCCTCCCATCCAGACTGCAGGACCGATCTGTTCATCTTCTTGGCAACTCCAACGACATACATCTGTCCGTTAGGTGCTTCTAGTCGGATGGTCCCAGAGATCTTTCCTCCGAAATGGTCAACAAGACGCGCCGGTATGACCTGCAGCAAGCAGCAGTGGTGGAAGTGGAACCAAGGGTCAAAACAAAACATACAAAATCCAGGGAACTGAGGCAGCACCCTGAACAAAGAACTAAGGAAATTAAAAGTCAACATACCATGCTGTCTTTAAAGTTACCACGCATCTGCATGATGAACTTGGCCCTTCTCCTGCTGCACTCACAAGGATTGCTCATCGCGACCGGAGCCTTCCTGCAAGATGGACCGTATATAGATCATGCCTTCAGATTTTCGCTTGCATAACTAAtccgtgtgatcctaaaaaactGAAGGTTACTGGCGACCCTCTAAGATCTCTTGATGGTATGGACGTACATATCAATTAGATTTTCTTTGTCTAGGAACAAGAAAAGCATCAGACAAAAGTCACTAACTAACCAACCCTGCACCAAGATCTGCCAGATCGTCCACGTAAACAAATGGAGGCAAGAATCAACGCTGGATGGAAGGGGcttggaagaagaagatgaggaagCTTACTGCGTCTGTGGTGCTGCACGTACTCAAGGGGTTGAACTGGAACGGCAA
Coding sequences within it:
- the LOC125529193 gene encoding LOW QUALITY PROTEIN: B3 domain-containing protein Os03g0619600-like (The sequence of the model RefSeq protein was modified relative to this genomic sequence to represent the inferred CDS: inserted 3 bases in 2 codons), giving the protein MAHTSLVFXSLLPAPPWQHLHVDMASAXSGHAGARSAGAGRKAPVAMSNPCECSRRRAKFIMQMRGNFKDSMVIPARLVDHFGGKISGTIRLEAPNGQMYVVGVAKKMNRSVLQSGWEAFVRANQIQDNCYLMFRNLGISCFKVTIFDSNGEERISCRAGAKISAHVKKASTYGADISSSSFDGASDSEGRKSGKTPAVNSSSDESSAEDSLSEGESMESDDLQGLSKDYVLAGRCHLTEEQEDEIKEFVAKIRPETPVLVVMMKKTNVNHYPNLVISKDYAHAYFPHKTQVVTLKLPGKSKAWPCKFRIRPDGRGRNLSLREFVHDNRVKKGDLCLFQPMTEVQSTRFTFMVHLLRKVGRTDICSNQGEDSPSEYESIQSDHQETSSEVRYILSRRCRLDEEDEVGIDALIAEIQPEIPLLVVQIMKSNVNGPQPALIIPKRYAAAHFPTESQNIILTLPGVKKKWHPLFHVRRGNIGYVLYGRWLEFVRDNRLREGDICLLQPINRGEGRRFMLTVHLLPKARRAGKSKGGDVVRGSKIGGTSMKAASTECVKDEPVDGASDGCDRPGYVVLGCSARLTQAQERVLAEKVKAVRSEAPIYVAAMDKSNLRSALDLGTTGHAAAADGRLPDGKQTLTLHQAGWSKAWRVEMRHRRMVPAGGWREFAADNRLQAGDLCLLEPVVDKRLAMAVHIIRSEQCR